The following are encoded together in the Pseudomonas sediminis genome:
- a CDS encoding putative glycolipid-binding domain-containing protein, with the protein MQQTLVWKPWYTPGLETLRLSQDANGIHATSHLMQVIKGNSIVANYLIDCDPRWRFRRLWLKVDNHGQRNLCLQRDLRGNWLLNGVPRPDLQQCQHVMLSASPFTHTPALQRSALEAGQSDEMQVAYIDMLSLKVEPRQQRYHCLRRRPGESLYRSQSEGRAHEELSVDDQALLLKTDEHYLRLSQRELKVSALV; encoded by the coding sequence ATGCAGCAAACCCTGGTATGGAAACCCTGGTACACCCCCGGCTTGGAAACCCTGCGCCTGAGCCAGGATGCCAATGGCATCCACGCGACCAGCCATCTCATGCAAGTCATCAAGGGCAACAGCATCGTTGCCAACTACCTGATCGATTGCGACCCGCGCTGGCGCTTCCGTCGTCTCTGGCTGAAAGTCGACAACCACGGCCAGCGCAACCTCTGCCTGCAGCGTGATCTGCGCGGCAACTGGCTGCTCAATGGCGTACCGCGTCCCGATCTGCAGCAATGCCAGCACGTCATGCTCTCGGCCTCGCCCTTCACCCACACCCCAGCCCTGCAACGCAGCGCCCTGGAAGCCGGGCAGAGTGATGAGATGCAGGTTGCCTACATCGACATGCTCAGCCTCAAGGTGGAACCGCGCCAGCAGCGCTATCACTGCCTGCGTCGTCGCCCGGGCGAAAGTCTCTACCGCAGCCAGTCCGAAGGACGTGCGCACGAGGAACTGAGCGTCGACGACCAGGCGCTGCTGCTCAAGACAGACGAGCACTACCTGCGCCTGAGCCAGCGCGAGCTCAAGGTCAGCGCGCTGGTGTAG
- a CDS encoding antibiotic biosynthesis monooxygenase, with product MSPVTLMVARRVANGRYHDFIAWLREGEHLATDFPGYLGSGVLAPPAGDDEFQIVFRFSDEQTMASWEHSASRQAWLQRGAGLFAQPLEKRAVGLDAWFGSAHRQPPRWKQSVAIWLAFFPVSLAFNLLLGPSLADLSLVTRVLLSTLALTPLMTYWFIPLSTRLLEPWLQGNYPQRLSRRAASIGKP from the coding sequence ATGTCCCCCGTAACCCTGATGGTGGCGCGCCGCGTCGCCAATGGTCGCTATCACGACTTCATCGCCTGGCTGCGTGAAGGCGAACACCTGGCCACCGACTTCCCTGGCTACCTCGGCTCCGGCGTACTGGCACCGCCTGCCGGCGATGATGAGTTCCAGATCGTTTTCCGTTTCAGCGACGAACAGACCATGGCTTCCTGGGAGCACTCAGCCTCACGCCAGGCCTGGCTGCAGCGTGGCGCGGGCCTTTTTGCCCAACCGCTGGAGAAGCGTGCAGTAGGCCTCGACGCCTGGTTCGGCAGTGCCCATCGACAGCCTCCGCGCTGGAAGCAGAGTGTGGCGATCTGGCTGGCATTCTTTCCGGTATCCCTGGCCTTCAACCTGCTGCTGGGCCCCTCGCTCGCCGACCTTTCGCTGGTCACCCGCGTACTGCTATCGACGCTGGCCTTGACGCCACTGATGACCTACTGGTTCATCCCGCTTTCCACTCGCCTGCTGGAACCCTGGCTACAAGGTAACTACCCGCAGCGCCTGAGCAGGCGAGCCGCCAGCATTGGCAAGCCCTGA
- a CDS encoding class II aldolase/adducin family protein codes for MNAPLKLPAVKNLVSEAEWRARVDLAACYRLIALYGWDDLIFTHISAKIPGTEDFLINPYGLMFHEITASSLIKVDLAGNKLMESPFDINPAGYTIHSAVHEVRHDVGCVLHIHTPAGIAVSAQKQGLLPLSQQSLFVLASLAYHGYEGVALNHDEKARLQADLGDKNFMILPNHGLLTAFGGIADAFLGMFILQRACEIQIMAQSGGTELIHIPQQILDGARAMIAGVMKTPQGMGGSLPWPALLRKLDQQMPGYDQ; via the coding sequence GTGAATGCTCCGCTGAAACTCCCTGCTGTGAAGAATCTGGTTTCCGAGGCCGAATGGCGCGCGCGCGTGGATCTCGCTGCCTGCTACCGACTGATCGCTCTCTACGGCTGGGACGACCTGATCTTCACCCACATCTCCGCCAAGATTCCGGGCACCGAGGATTTCCTCATCAACCCCTATGGCCTGATGTTTCACGAAATCACCGCGTCGAGCCTGATCAAGGTCGACCTGGCGGGCAACAAGCTGATGGAAAGCCCGTTCGACATCAACCCGGCCGGCTACACCATCCACAGCGCCGTGCACGAGGTACGCCACGACGTCGGCTGCGTACTGCACATCCATACGCCTGCCGGTATCGCCGTATCGGCGCAGAAGCAGGGCTTGCTGCCGCTGTCGCAGCAGTCGCTGTTCGTCCTCGCCAGCCTGGCCTACCACGGCTATGAAGGGGTGGCGCTGAATCATGACGAGAAGGCGCGGCTGCAGGCGGACCTGGGCGACAAGAATTTCATGATCCTGCCCAACCATGGGTTGCTTACTGCTTTCGGCGGCATCGCCGACGCTTTCCTGGGTATGTTCATCCTGCAGCGTGCCTGCGAAATCCAGATCATGGCGCAGAGCGGTGGTACCGAACTGATCCATATTCCGCAGCAGATTCTCGACGGTGCGCGGGCGATGATCGCCGGTGTGATGAAAACGCCACAGGGTATGGGTGGCTCGCTGCCCTGGCCGGCGCTGCTGCGCAAGCTCGACCAGCAAATGCCGGGCTACGACCAGTGA
- the folX gene encoding dihydroneopterin triphosphate 2'-epimerase, which translates to MPRLEPGMARIRVKDLRLRTYIGIKEEEINNKQDVLINLTILYPAVDAVEVNDIEHALNYRTITKAIIAHVEGNRFALLERLTQEILDLVMTHQAVRYAEVEVDKPHALRFAESVSITLAGHR; encoded by the coding sequence ATGCCGCGACTGGAACCCGGAATGGCGCGCATCCGCGTCAAGGACCTGCGCCTGCGCACCTACATCGGCATCAAGGAAGAAGAGATCAACAACAAGCAGGACGTGTTGATCAACCTGACCATCCTCTACCCCGCCGTGGATGCGGTAGAGGTCAACGACATCGAGCATGCGCTGAACTACCGCACCATCACCAAGGCGATCATCGCCCATGTCGAAGGCAATCGCTTCGCCCTGCTCGAGCGCCTGACCCAGGAAATCCTCGACCTGGTGATGACCCATCAGGCCGTGCGCTATGCGGAAGTGGAAGTAGATAAACCACATGCCCTGCGTTTCGCCGAGTCGGTATCCATTACTCTGGCAGGCCATCGCTGA
- the folM gene encoding dihydromonapterin reductase yields the protein MSAASFPILITGASQRVGLYCVERLLDEGQPVIISYRHERDSISRLRERGATAFQADFSDEVGILAFIEQIKAHCSGLRAIVHNASDWLAETPGKEADAFRQLFNVHMLAPYLINLHCSDLLLQSEQADIVHVSDDVVRKGSANRPAYCASKAGLESLTLSFAARLAPHIRVNSIAPALLMFNDSDDDAYRTKTLAKSALGIEPGPQAFYQTLRYLLDNPYVTGTTLTLNGGRHLK from the coding sequence ATGAGCGCTGCCAGCTTCCCTATCCTGATCACCGGCGCCAGCCAAAGGGTCGGCCTCTACTGCGTCGAACGCCTGCTCGACGAAGGCCAGCCGGTGATCATCAGCTACCGCCATGAGCGCGATAGTATTTCCCGACTGCGTGAGCGCGGCGCCACAGCATTTCAAGCCGATTTCAGTGACGAGGTAGGGATTCTCGCATTCATCGAGCAGATCAAGGCGCACTGCAGTGGCCTGCGCGCAATCGTGCACAACGCCTCGGATTGGCTGGCCGAAACACCCGGCAAAGAAGCCGATGCCTTTCGCCAGCTGTTCAACGTGCACATGCTCGCACCGTATCTGATCAACCTGCACTGCAGCGACCTGCTGCTGCAGTCGGAACAGGCCGATATCGTTCACGTCAGCGATGACGTGGTGCGCAAGGGCAGCGCCAATCGCCCTGCCTACTGCGCCAGCAAGGCTGGCCTGGAAAGCCTGACGCTGTCGTTCGCCGCACGCCTGGCGCCACACATCAGGGTCAACAGCATCGCCCCGGCGCTGCTGATGTTCAACGATAGTGATGACGACGCCTACCGCACCAAGACTCTGGCCAAATCGGCGCTGGGCATAGAACCCGGCCCGCAAGCCTTCTACCAGACATTGCGCTATCTGCTGGACAACCCCTACGTAACCGGAACCACCCTTACCCTCAACGGCGGTCGCCACCTCAAGTGA
- a CDS encoding alpha/beta fold hydrolase yields the protein MSDLPGIALDDWCAQSRTLDFRGHAIRYWVAGDADAEPLLLIHGFPSASWDWHRLWAPLAERYRLIACDMLGFGYSAKPRGHAYSLLEQADLQQALLAHIGEQRVVHVLAHDYGDSVAQELIAWHQEGRLQLASCVFLNGGLFPETHHPVRVQKLLLGPLGPLIGRLFSRRKLAQSFARIFGPHTQASEAELDALWQLVAYNNGPAVMHRLIRYMPERRQQRQRWVAAMQATTLPMRVIDGAFDPISGAHMVTRYRELIADADTVLLDGIGHYPQLEAPAAVLDHYLQFRHARSLHA from the coding sequence GTGAGCGACTTGCCAGGCATCGCCCTGGACGACTGGTGCGCTCAAAGCCGGACACTGGATTTTCGCGGCCATGCCATTCGTTACTGGGTCGCCGGTGACGCCGATGCCGAGCCGCTGCTACTGATTCACGGCTTTCCCAGCGCCAGTTGGGACTGGCATCGTCTGTGGGCGCCGCTGGCCGAGCGTTACCGGCTGATCGCCTGCGACATGCTCGGCTTCGGTTATTCGGCCAAGCCGCGTGGGCACGCCTATAGCCTGCTGGAGCAGGCCGACCTGCAGCAGGCGCTATTGGCCCATATTGGCGAGCAGCGCGTGGTACATGTGCTGGCCCATGATTATGGCGACAGCGTCGCGCAGGAGCTGATCGCGTGGCATCAGGAGGGGCGGTTACAACTGGCGAGTTGCGTGTTCCTCAACGGCGGCCTGTTCCCCGAAACGCATCATCCGGTGCGGGTGCAGAAGTTGCTGCTCGGGCCGCTGGGACCGCTGATCGGGCGTCTGTTTTCGCGGCGCAAGCTGGCGCAGAGTTTTGCCCGTATCTTCGGCCCGCACACCCAGGCCAGTGAGGCCGAACTGGATGCCCTGTGGCAATTGGTGGCCTACAACAACGGCCCGGCGGTGATGCATCGTCTGATTCGCTACATGCCCGAGCGCCGCCAGCAGCGGCAACGCTGGGTGGCAGCGATGCAGGCGACGACCCTGCCGATGCGGGTGATCGATGGCGCCTTCGATCCCATTTCAGGAGCGCACATGGTGACGCGTTACCGTGAGTTGATCGCCGACGCCGACACGGTGCTGCTCGACGGCATCGGCCACTATCCGCAGCTGGAAGCGCCGGCTGCGGTGCTCGATCATTACCTGCAATTTCGCCACGCAAGGAGCTTGCATGCGTAG
- the folE gene encoding GTP cyclohydrolase I FolE, translating to MSQPLSQQYREILVGLGENPEREGLLDTPKRAAKAMQYLCHGYQQSLEEIVNGALFESDNDEMVIVKDIELYSLCEHHLLPFIGKAHVAYIPTGKVLGLSKVARIVDMYARRLQIQENLTKQIADAIQQVTNAAGVAVVIEAKHMCMMMRGVEKQNSVMSSSVMLGAFRESCNTRHEFLQLIGRNN from the coding sequence ATGAGCCAACCTCTTTCCCAGCAATACCGCGAAATTCTCGTAGGCCTCGGTGAAAACCCCGAACGTGAGGGTCTGCTCGATACACCCAAACGCGCGGCCAAGGCCATGCAGTACCTCTGCCATGGCTATCAGCAGTCGCTGGAGGAAATCGTAAACGGCGCGCTGTTCGAGTCCGACAACGACGAGATGGTGATAGTCAAGGACATCGAGCTGTACTCGCTGTGCGAACACCACCTGCTGCCCTTCATCGGCAAGGCACATGTCGCCTACATCCCCACCGGCAAGGTACTCGGGCTGTCCAAGGTGGCACGCATCGTCGACATGTATGCACGGCGCCTGCAGATCCAGGAAAACCTCACCAAGCAGATCGCCGATGCCATCCAGCAGGTGACCAACGCCGCTGGCGTCGCGGTGGTGATCGAGGCCAAGCACATGTGCATGATGATGCGTGGCGTGGAGAAGCAGAACTCGGTGATGAGCAGCTCGGTGATGCTTGGCGCTTTCCGCGAGTCCTGCAACACTCGCCACGAATTTCTGCAACTGATCGGACGGAACAACTAA
- a CDS encoding flavodoxin codes for MKVAIVSGSVYGTAEEVARHAERQLKAAGLDAWHKANMSLEELLAFAPDAFLTVTSTTGMGELPDNLLPLYSEIRDRLPAWSGKPAAVLALGDSSYDTFCGGGELIRELYAELGLREVVEMLRLDSSETVTPETDAEPWLQAFAAALKA; via the coding sequence ATGAAAGTCGCCATTGTCTCGGGTTCGGTCTACGGTACGGCCGAAGAAGTTGCACGCCACGCCGAGCGCCAGCTCAAGGCCGCCGGGTTGGATGCCTGGCACAAAGCGAATATGAGCCTCGAGGAGTTGCTGGCCTTCGCGCCGGACGCATTCCTCACCGTGACGTCTACCACCGGCATGGGCGAACTGCCTGACAACCTGTTGCCGCTGTACAGCGAAATCCGCGATCGTCTGCCGGCCTGGAGCGGCAAACCGGCTGCGGTGCTGGCGCTGGGCGACTCCAGCTACGACACCTTCTGCGGCGGCGGCGAGCTGATTCGTGAGCTGTATGCCGAGCTGGGTCTGCGCGAAGTGGTAGAGATGCTGCGCCTGGATTCCAGTGAGACGGTGACCCCGGAAACCGATGCCGAGCCCTGGCTGCAAGCATTCGCTGCTGCGCTGAAGGCCTGA
- a CDS encoding MerR family transcriptional regulator encodes MPELASVTSLASSALKQEELFPIREVSRLTGVNPVTLRAWERRYGLIQPTRTDSGHRLYSQADIDAVRSILAWIERGVAVSKVGSILAKSASSRSVATPAYNDVVSDDWSQWQDQLRSALQNFDESRLERVYGQIFSCYPLQVVFQSIFMPVWQELLLRQDEVGQRGEWLMLDGFLRGRCWQRLQLGRDDSRERVLLVALPGHCRELELLIAALLLGNQDIDVAVMGPGVPMADLALVCERMQPQALVVFSNQPPGDEFPRQLARLALGLECPVLLAGDSADLAEESLAGSPIACLGSEGRLMQRRLQQFLAGHLDT; translated from the coding sequence ATGCCCGAACTCGCCTCCGTCACATCGCTCGCGTCCAGCGCTTTGAAACAGGAAGAGCTGTTCCCTATTCGCGAGGTTTCCCGCCTTACCGGTGTCAATCCGGTCACCCTGCGTGCCTGGGAGCGGCGTTACGGCCTGATTCAGCCGACACGGACCGATAGCGGCCATCGCCTGTATTCGCAGGCCGACATCGACGCGGTGCGCAGCATCCTCGCCTGGATCGAGCGTGGCGTCGCGGTCAGCAAGGTCGGTTCGATCCTGGCCAAGAGCGCCAGCAGTCGTAGCGTCGCCACGCCCGCCTACAACGACGTCGTCAGTGACGACTGGAGTCAGTGGCAGGATCAACTGCGCAGCGCGCTGCAGAACTTCGATGAGTCTCGTCTTGAGCGTGTGTACGGGCAGATTTTCTCCTGCTATCCGCTGCAGGTGGTATTTCAGAGCATCTTCATGCCGGTCTGGCAGGAGCTTCTGCTGCGTCAGGACGAAGTCGGTCAGCGCGGCGAGTGGCTGATGCTCGACGGCTTCCTGCGTGGGCGTTGCTGGCAGCGACTGCAACTGGGACGCGATGATTCGCGCGAGCGCGTGCTACTGGTGGCGCTACCTGGCCACTGCCGAGAGCTTGAGCTGCTGATTGCTGCGTTGCTGTTGGGCAATCAGGACATCGACGTGGCGGTGATGGGGCCCGGTGTTCCGATGGCCGATCTGGCCTTGGTTTGCGAACGCATGCAGCCGCAGGCGCTGGTGGTTTTCAGCAATCAGCCGCCAGGTGATGAATTTCCGCGGCAACTGGCGCGTCTCGCGCTTGGTCTGGAATGTCCGGTGCTGCTGGCCGGAGACAGTGCCGATCTGGCGGAGGAGAGCTTGGCCGGCTCGCCCATCGCGTGCCTGGGTAGCGAAGGGCGTCTGATGCAGCGTCGTCTGCAGCAGTTCCTGGCTGGCCATCTCGATACCTGA
- a CDS encoding HopJ type III effector protein, with protein sequence MTALKELRSRLQQDDYAFSETLAFVAEHYDYQPSAFRNGNVENAAGQNEGSCKTLGLALLEGFSNDEALRAFGEHYRSVLTTPQGSDHGNIRALMVHCLDGVKFEQQPLKPKG encoded by the coding sequence ATGACCGCCCTGAAAGAACTGCGCAGCCGCCTGCAGCAGGACGACTACGCCTTCAGTGAAACCCTGGCCTTCGTCGCCGAGCACTATGACTATCAGCCCAGCGCCTTCCGCAATGGCAACGTGGAAAACGCCGCGGGCCAGAACGAAGGTTCCTGCAAGACCCTGGGTCTGGCCCTGCTGGAAGGGTTCAGCAACGACGAGGCGCTGCGTGCTTTCGGCGAGCACTACCGCAGCGTGCTGACCACGCCGCAAGGCAGTGACCACGGCAACATCCGCGCTCTGATGGTGCATTGCCTGGACGGCGTGAAGTTCGAACAGCAACCACTCAAACCGAAAGGCTGA
- a CDS encoding AzlD domain-containing protein, whose translation MDIWLLILGMLAITFITRYSLFAFPDLRFPPLIRQGLHYVPTAVLTAIVVPGMLMPDGQSWMLSWSNAYLLAGVAAIAIAAFTRHLLATIGGGLLVFFLLRWAFGQLPI comes from the coding sequence ATGGATATCTGGTTGCTGATTCTGGGCATGCTGGCGATCACCTTCATCACCCGCTACAGCCTGTTTGCCTTCCCTGATCTGCGCTTTCCGCCGCTGATCAGGCAGGGGCTGCATTACGTGCCGACTGCAGTGCTGACGGCCATTGTGGTGCCCGGCATGCTGATGCCGGACGGACAGTCCTGGATGCTCAGCTGGAGCAACGCCTACCTGCTGGCAGGTGTGGCGGCCATTGCTATCGCGGCGTTCACGCGGCACTTGCTGGCGACCATCGGTGGGGGATTGTTGGTGTTCTTTCTGCTGCGCTGGGCGTTCGGGCAGTTACCGATCTGA
- a CDS encoding DUF1244 domain-containing protein, with protein MTEQERLELEAAAFRALVQHLRSRPDVQNIDLMNLAGFCRNCLSKWYKAAADDFGVEVSADQARETVYGMPYADWKAKYQKEASAEQQAAFAKGKHE; from the coding sequence ATGACCGAGCAAGAACGCCTCGAACTGGAAGCTGCAGCCTTTCGCGCACTGGTGCAGCACCTGCGCAGCCGTCCTGACGTGCAGAACATCGACCTGATGAACCTGGCCGGTTTCTGCCGCAACTGCCTGTCCAAGTGGTACAAGGCCGCCGCCGACGACTTCGGTGTCGAGGTCAGCGCCGACCAGGCCCGCGAGACCGTCTACGGCATGCCCTATGCCGACTGGAAGGCCAAGTATCAGAAAGAAGCGTCGGCCGAACAGCAAGCCGCCTTTGCAAAAGGAAAGCATGAATGA
- a CDS encoding AzlC family ABC transporter permease, with translation MSRHHEFTQGARDMLPMLLGAIPFGIIFGSLAGAAGLDPWQTLGMSALVFAGSAQFIAISLLAGGAGIAVVLLTTFVVNLRHALYSASMQPHVRHLPKRWRVPLAFGLTDEAYAVVVQRYARGDKGAFRHWYFLGAALAMYCNWQLCTLVGVLFGQAVPNIGEWGLDFAMLATFIGIVVPMLRSQPQVAAALVAGAVALACHALPYKLGLMAAAASGIVVGVWLERRNPALQEELV, from the coding sequence ATGTCCCGTCATCACGAATTCACCCAAGGCGCCCGCGATATGCTGCCGATGCTGCTCGGCGCCATTCCCTTCGGCATCATCTTCGGCAGCCTGGCTGGCGCTGCAGGGCTCGATCCCTGGCAAACACTGGGTATGTCCGCGCTGGTGTTCGCCGGCTCTGCACAGTTCATCGCCATCAGCCTGTTGGCTGGTGGCGCTGGCATCGCCGTGGTGCTGTTGACCACCTTCGTGGTCAATTTGCGTCATGCCCTGTACAGCGCCAGTATGCAACCCCACGTGCGCCACCTGCCCAAGCGCTGGCGCGTGCCATTGGCCTTCGGTCTGACCGACGAGGCCTACGCGGTGGTGGTGCAGCGCTATGCGCGGGGCGACAAGGGCGCTTTCCGTCACTGGTATTTTCTCGGCGCGGCGTTGGCCATGTACTGCAACTGGCAGCTGTGCACGCTGGTCGGCGTGCTGTTCGGTCAGGCAGTGCCAAACATCGGCGAGTGGGGGTTGGACTTCGCCATGCTGGCGACTTTCATCGGCATCGTCGTGCCGATGTTGCGTAGCCAACCACAAGTAGCGGCCGCCCTGGTGGCGGGCGCCGTGGCGCTGGCGTGCCATGCCTTGCCCTACAAGCTCGGGCTGATGGCTGCGGCGGCCAGTGGCATCGTCGTCGGCGTGTGGTTGGAGCGGCGTAATCCGGCGTTGCAGGAGGAGTTGGTCTGA
- a CDS encoding PAS domain-containing protein has translation MINAKLLQLVVDASNDGIVVAEQEGEDNILIYANAAFERLTGYTSDDILYQDCRFLQGSDRAQFGLQAIREAVKASKPCRQIIRNYRKDGSAFWNELSITPVLNESDQLTYYIGIQKDVTEQVEAKQRVRELEVEVAELKAELARLKS, from the coding sequence ATGATCAATGCCAAACTGCTGCAACTGGTAGTAGACGCCTCCAACGATGGAATCGTGGTGGCCGAGCAGGAGGGCGAAGACAATATCCTGATCTACGCCAACGCGGCGTTCGAACGCCTGACTGGCTACACCAGCGATGACATCCTCTACCAGGACTGCCGCTTCCTGCAGGGCAGTGACCGGGCCCAGTTCGGCTTGCAGGCCATTCGCGAAGCCGTCAAGGCCAGCAAACCCTGCCGACAGATCATCCGCAACTACCGCAAGGACGGCAGCGCTTTCTGGAACGAGCTGTCGATCACTCCAGTGCTCAATGAAAGCGACCAACTGACCTACTACATCGGCATCCAGAAGGATGTCACCGAACAGGTCGAAGCCAAGCAGCGCGTACGCGAGTTGGAGGTGGAAGTAGCGGAGCTGAAGGCCGAACTGGCGCGTCTGAAAAGCTGA